The genomic DNA CCCATCCGGCCGCCGGCTCCAGCAACAATCAAGCGCATGTCGGACATGGTGTGATCCTCTTCGCCGCCGTTGTAGCGGGGGGAGGCAGTTCCGGCAACCGAGGGGCTTGGGAGGCACGCGCTCGCTTACCCTCCCCTGGAGGGGAGGGTAAGTGAGATCGCGCCTCAGCCGTCCTGCGGCTGCGGGCCGTCATAGCCCTCGATGATGATGAGATCGGCGACCGAGTGCGGCTGGCGCACCTTGATGTTGGCCTGGTATTCCGGCGAATTGTAGCAGGCGATCGCGGTCTCGTAGTCGGGGAATTCGATCACGACGTTGCGGGTGCGGCTGGCGCCTTCGACGGTGGTGAACTTGCCGCCGCGGACGACGAAGCGGCCGCCCCATTTCTTGAAGATCGGACCGTTGGCGACGGCGTAGGGCTTGTAACCCTCGTCACTGCTCACGTCGACGCGCCCGATCCAGTAGCCCTTTGCCATTATTCTTCTCCCTGTGTTGTTGATCAGCCCAGCGCCTGCGCGATCTCGGCCTGAATGGCGTCTGCGATGGCCCTGGGATCAGCGGCTTCCACGACCGGACGCCCGACGACGAGATAATCGGCGCCGGCGGCGATCGCGCGGCCCGGCGTCATGATGCGCTTCTGGTCGCCGGTCGACGAGCCGGCGGGCCGGATGCCCGGTGTGACGAGGCACATCTGGTGGCCGACGATCTTGCGGAGCGCTGCAGCTTCCTCCGGCGAGGACACCAGCCCGTCGACGCCAAGCACCTGCGCCTGCTGCGCGCGCGCCTCGACCAGCTCGGAGACGCCGAGCCGGAAACCTGCCGCATGCAGATCGTCGTCGTTATAGGAGGTCAGCACCGTGACCGCGAGGATCTTCAGGCTCGAATTGCCGCGGCCCTCGACCGCGCCCTTCATGGTCTGCGGATAGGCGTGCACGGTCAGGAAGGTGGCGCCGAGCCTGGTGATGCTCTCGACGCCTTGCGTCACGGTGTTGCCGATGTCGTGCAGCTTGAGATCGAGAAAGACCTTCTTGCCCTTGTCGGCGAGCTTGCCGACCAGCGGCAATCCGCCGGCATAAGCGAGGCGATAGCCGATCTTGTAGAAGGTGACGCTGTCGCCGAGACGGTTGATCGTCGCCTCCGCGGCATCGACGCTGGGCAGATCGAGCGCGACGATCAGGCGGTCTTTTGGAGCGATCTCGGCTGGCGTCATGTCACCTCACATCATGCGTTGGGAAATGTCGATCAATTGCGCGACGAGCTCCTTCAACGCGGCGATGTCGCCCTCGT from Bradyrhizobium sp. CCBAU 53351 includes the following:
- a CDS encoding DUF1330 domain-containing protein — its product is MAKGYWIGRVDVSSDEGYKPYAVANGPIFKKWGGRFVVRGGKFTTVEGASRTRNVVIEFPDYETAIACYNSPEYQANIKVRQPHSVADLIIIEGYDGPQPQDG
- the pyrF gene encoding orotidine-5'-phosphate decarboxylase — its product is MTPAEIAPKDRLIVALDLPSVDAAEATINRLGDSVTFYKIGYRLAYAGGLPLVGKLADKGKKVFLDLKLHDIGNTVTQGVESITRLGATFLTVHAYPQTMKGAVEGRGNSSLKILAVTVLTSYNDDDLHAAGFRLGVSELVEARAQQAQVLGVDGLVSSPEEAAALRKIVGHQMCLVTPGIRPAGSSTGDQKRIMTPGRAIAAGADYLVVGRPVVEAADPRAIADAIQAEIAQALG